The genomic segment CCGCTCATGTTCCTTGTACAACAATTATCTGCAAAGACCATGCAAAAAAAATTCCAAATATATTTTGAACGAGAAATGCAGATGAGGGAAGATATGATGGAATATGTAAAAAATATTGCCGTCATAAAGGCCTTTGCAAAAGAAGAGTGTTTTAGCGGTAGGACTTTGGATTCTGCACGCTCTTATGTGCAAGATGTAAAAAAGAGTATGGGTGCCGTTACGGGTCCGATGGTGCTTATCGATATTTTTATGGAAGCCGGAGCGGTATCGGTTATGATGTTAGGAAGTATACTGCTCTTACATAACAATATTCCTACCGCTCAGTTTATACTGTCCGTTATCTTATCTTCGGTGTTTGTGTCAGCAATAAGTAAAACCGCAACCCTCCATCATTTTTCCATCGTGTTTACTGAAAAGCTCAAAAGCATAGCGGTGATTCTCTGTGCGCCTCTTGTAAAAGAAAAGATCAGCGAAAAACTGAAAACGGGAGATATAGAATGCAAGAACGTACATTTTAAGTATGAAAAAGACGGCTTTGCGTTAAAAGATATTACGGTACAGTGTAAAGAAAACACTTTAAATGCTCTTGTCGGGCCGAGCGGCTGCGGTAAAAGCACGCTTGCGAATCTTATCATGGGTTTTTGGGATGTTGATTCAGGTGTGCTCACAATTTCGGGCAAAGATATTTCACGCTATGATACGGACAGCATTTCCGCTCTTATCGGAAGTGTTCAGCAGGAAGTGATCCTTTTTAATATGAGCATCTTTGAAAATATCGCGATCGGTAAGGCAGGTGCTTCCCAAGCGGAAGTAATAGAAGCCGCTCAAAAAGCACGATGTCATGATTTTATTTTCGCCCTACCTCACGGCTACAACACAAGGGTCGGAGAGATGGGGGTAAAACTTTCGGGAGGAGAAAAGCAAAGAATATCCATTGCTCGGATGATTCTTAAAAATGCTCCAATTCTTATTTTAGATGAAGCGATGGCTGCCGTAGACAGCGAAAACGAAAAACTCATAAACGAGGCGATCGAAGAATTAAGAAAAAATAAAACGGTTATCACGATTGCGCATCACCTGAACACCGTACAAAACGCGGACAAAATAATCGTTATGGATAAAGGCCGCATACTGGATTCCGGCACACATGAAGAATTGATTTCGCGATGCACCTTTTATAAAGAAATGGTCGAAGCCCAAAACAAAGTAGACAACTGGCGGGTGGGGTAATTTGTAATTTGTAATGGGTAATGGGTAATGGGTAATTAGGCCGGTATCAATTAGCAATTAAATAAGAACAGAAATATTCGAAAGCGCGAGAATTCGACAGTTCCTAAATTTGATAATTTACTCACTGCCGAATTGAGGAGAAATTATGGCGGATAAACAAGTTGGAGCGGCGTATGTTTTTACACTGGCTAAGGCGGAGCGGGGAAAATTAGCTGCGGGTATGGTACTTGCAGCGATCAGCTCGGTGTTGTCGTTGATTCCGTACATTGCGGTGTACCGGATTTTGGAAATGATTATTGCTCGGTCGATGAGTGCGGAAGCGCTTTTACATTGGGCTGTTATGTGTGTTGCAGCAGCAGCGGTACAGGCAGTGTTGATGTCGATTGCGGGAATTTGTTCGCACACGGCGGCATTTAATACGATGCATACGGTAAAGATAAAAGTCTTGCAACATATCTCGTATCTGAATGCAGGCTTTTTTCAAAAAAATGCAGCGGGTAAAATCAAGACAATCCTGTTCGATGACATCGATAGAGTGGAAGCTTTTTTAGCGCACAGCACTTTGGAACTCACGCAGGCGGCGGTTGTTCCCCTTGCGATGTTTGTATTTATGCTGCATCTCCATTGGCTTATGGCATTGGTTATGCTTGTTCCTATGGTGCTCGGTATTGCCGTTCCAATGATGATGATAGCGGCAAGTAATTTTTCGGGATTGGCGAACGATTTTGCAAAGGATATGGAAGCCTTGAATGCATCGGCTACGGAATATATTTCTGCAATGCCGGTGATGAAGATGTACCGCGTAACAGCCGAAAAATTTCAACAGTATAAAACCGCTTTACAGACGTATACCGTTTGCTGGAAAAAGATGTGCACCGCTTCGTGTAATCCGCTTTCGGCAGCATCGGTTATCTTGGATTCGGCAATCTTATTCACTCTGCCGACAGGAGGGTTCCTTTATGTAAGAGGCTCGCTGTCCGTTTCTTCTTTTTTGATTTTTATTCTTTTGACGGTGTGCTTTTATACATCGTTTTTAAATTCGGTTACGATTGCTATGCAGTCGATGGAACTCGGCGGCGGACTTGCAGCGGTAAAAAAAATTTTGGAAGAGCCGCAGATGAAAAGCGGAACAAAAACGCTTCCGCTAAACGGCCGTTATGATGTCCGGTTTGACGGTGTTTCATTTTCGTATGGAGAAGACGGACGGAACGCTTTAAATGATGTTTCGCTATGTGTAAAGGCGGGAACCGTCAACGCCTTTGTCGGAGCTTCCGGTGCAGGCAAAACCACCGCCGCCCAGCTTATCGGACGATATTGGGATAGCTCTGCGGGCACTATTTCTATCGGCGGTATTCCCGTTACGGAACTGCAAACAGAGAACCTTATAGCGCTTACCTCGTTTGTATTTCAAGATGTGTTTTTATTGGAAGACACGCTGCTCGAAAATATCCGCATGGGAAGTGCCGCTTCTTTGGAGGAAGTACGCAAGGCAGCACAGGCAGCTCAAATTGACGATTTTATTATGAGTTTACCCGACGGTTATGAAACGAAAATCGGCACAGAGGGTGTAAAGGTTTCAGGCGGAGAGCGGCAGCGGATTTCTATTGCGCGTGCGTTAGTTAAAAATGCGCCTATCCTCATTTTTGATGAAGCAACTTCATATTCGGACATTCAAAATGAACATAAGATCCAAGTCGCATTGCAAAATTTGCTCAAAGGAAAAACGGTCATTATGATTGCGCACCGTCTGCACACGATAAAAAATGCGGATACTATTTTTGTCTTTGAAAAAGGCAGCATCGCTGAACAAGGTAGCCATACTGAACTGATGAATAAAAACGGTTTGTATGCACAGATGCAGCGCACGTATATATCCGCTCTCAACCACGGTAGTATAAATGTAAAGGAGGAAAACTGATATGTTAAAACTGATTGCACATATATTAAAAGAAAAACGGAAAGAATTAAGGCTGCCGATTATTTTAATGTCGCTTGATTCTGTGGGCGGTATGCTCTTATACATTATGCTCTATTTTACGGTGGTCGGATTAGTACGTAATACATTGACCGGAGAAATTATCATTACCTATTCGCTGATTTGTTTGGGAGCGGTGGTATTCCGTTTAATTATTTACCGCACGGGTTACTATCTCTGCTTTGCTCGCGGTGCGGAAGTATGTGCGCAAATGCGGCTCGATTTGGCAAATCACTATCGCGCGTTAAGCCTCGGCTATTTTAACCGGCACAGTTCAGGTGCTCTTTTGGAAACCCTTGTAAAAGATATTACCAATTTTGAACTGATCATTACGCATACGCTTCCCGCACTGGTAAAAACCGCGGTAACGGCAGCGCTGATTTTAATCGGTATGTATTATATCGATGTTCCCTTGGCGATAGCGCAAACGGCAGCTCTCCTTGTGCTTGTTCCGTTTTTGCACTGGGGAAACAGCTTGGCGGAATATTTCGGAAATGAAAAGCATCGACTCACCGCTCGTATGATTTCCATTGTGCTGGAATACATTAAAGGAATAAAAGTGTTTAAGGCGTATAATCTAACCGGAGAAAAATTTGACAGAATGCTGTACTCGTTGGAAACGGTAAGGAAAACCAATATCAAAGCGGAAATAAAACTTTCGCTGCCTGCTGCCGTCTATTTTATAGCAGCTCATTTTTTACTACCGCTTGCTCTTTTATCTTCGGTATATATTCTGAAGAGCGGATCGGTCAGCCCCGAAAAACTCACCGCTTTTATGTTGATGAGCCTTGCGCTTTCGGGAGTATTAATTTCATTTGAACACGCATACGGTTTACTAAAAGGTTTAAAGCCTGCGGCGGAACATGTGCAGAAAGCGTATACGGCTCAGCCCCTACCGTGCGTACAAACTGCCGGAACTGCAAAGGTAAATACCGGCACAACGGTGGGAGAAACAAGGCAGGAACAAAGTCAGCCTTTTGACGTTTCCTTTGAGGATGTTTCATTTTCTTATCGAGAACCGTTCCATACGTTTCAAAACCAAAGCGGTGAAGCTAATGCCGAACGGAAAACAGACGGTGCAAAACAAACAGCGGTATTGCATTCCATTTCTTTTGAGGCAAAGCAGGGAACGGTAACTGCTCTCATCGGCCCGTCAGGTTCAGGCAAAACCACGATTGCCAATTTAATAGCCCGCTTTTGGGATCCGCAAAAAGGTACGGTTAAAATCGGCGGAAAGGATATAAAAGAAACAGAACCCGATACGCTTTTGCAGTCCGTCAGTGCGGTGTTTCAAGACAGCATTTTACTATCGGACACCATTTACAATAATATTAAAATCGGAAAGCCCGATGCTTCGGAATCGGAGGTTATCGCTGCGGCACAGGCGGCTCAATGTCATGAGTTTATCAGCGAGTTGCCTGACAGATATAACACCCTGCTTGCGGAAGGCGGGGCTGCTCTTTCAGGCGGCGAAAGACAGCGCATTGCTATTGCCCGTGCTCTTTTAAAAAATGCGCCCATCGTGCTTTTAGACGAATCGACTGCCTCACTCGATGCCGACAACGAATGGAAAATCAACGCCGCCTTGGATACGCTTATGCAGGGTAAAACCGTCTTTGTCATCGCTCATCGGCTGAACACCATTCGTAATGCAGATCAAATCATCGTATTGAAAAACGGCCGCATCGAAGAAAAAGGGACTCATACGGAACTTATGCAAAAGCGCGGCACCTACTTTGAAATGATACAAGAACAACAAAAAGCCGCCGGATGGGAAGTCTCGGGGAATTAATTCCTAATTAACAATTAAATTGAGGAGAAATGTTGAAACATTTTACATAAGTGCTCGGTGTTTCAACGTCGAGTTTCGTACTTCTGTCACGGATAGCGGTGATTAAAGCTCTATCGAGTTTTTGCGTAAGCAAAAATACTCGAAGATGAAAAATGTACACGGATGTATATTTTTCATTGAAACATCGCTGTATTATATGCGCTTTCTCATTGCATTACGAAAGCGTGAGAATTCGACAGTTCCTAAATTTGATAATTTACTCACTGCCGAATTGAGGAGAAATTATGGCGGATAAACAAGTAGGAGCGGCGTATGCATTATGCAAACTACAAGCATAGGATAACCGGCTTATTAAAGTATAACCTCAAAGCTTTGCCGTCAGCGGGTTCTTAGGGCGGCAGCCCTAAGCGGTTCTTTTGAAGATAGGAGGGGTTATAGGGGAGGCAACCACCAACGAAGTTTCGAGGTCAAGAAATCTTTTATCCGAAAAAGTGTCTTTCCTCCCCTAAAAAGGAGTTTTTATGCATAAAGAATTATTTGCATTTTTGAGTAAGAGAGGAAAAATCGATGTATGTATTTCTTCTCTGTTTTTTACCTTGTACGGATTGAGCTCCGTGGGGATGTTGCTTACGGTGTTTTCGATATTGTTTAAGATTGCTGCCGGGATTGATGTGCAGGGGCTCTACGGGACTTTTGCAATGCTGATAGGCTTGGTCGTTTTTAAGGGACTTTGCAATATGATTGCCGACTTAAAAAAGCACGGAGCCGGCTTTGATGTAGTGCAGCAAATACGGGAGCGGATGATTGTAAAATTAAAGCTGTTTAGTTTGGGATTTTATACGAATGAACGGCTGGGAGAATTAAATACAATTCTTCATAAAGATGTGGACAATATGTCGATGGTGGTAGGGCACATGTGGCCGCGGATGTTCGGTGATTTTCTTATTGCTTTTACGGTATTTATAGGTCTTTGCTTTATCAACCTTAGTGCAGCCCTTGTTATGGCCGCGTCGATTCCGCTTTCGCTTGCCTATCTTTTTTACACAATTAAGGGAGCACAAAAAACGGAACATAACAATAATTCCGCCCTTGCCGACATGGTGAGTTTATTTGTCGAATATGTACGCGGTATTCCGGTGCTCAAAAGTTTTTCGCATAATAAAAGTCTGGATAATGAGCTTTTTGAAAAGACAAAAAAATTCGGAGAAACAAGTAAGGCTGCTTCCCGTTTTAAGGCAAGACAGCTTTCGGTCTTTTCGTTTTTAATCGATGCAGGGTATTTTGTTCTTTTTATTTATTCAGGTCTTGCCGCATTACGCGGAAGCATTGATGTGCTCAGCTTTATGATTATCGCAGTCATTTCAAAAGAATTTTATAAACCTTTTGCAGCTCTGGAAACGCACTATATGTATTATGTGTCTGCCGTAGACAGCTATCACCGCTTGGGAAAAATTCTTCATGCCGAGGTAATAGCCGATAAAACAGACGGAGTTACTCCTGCACAAAACGATATTGTTTTTAAAGATGTAGCATTTTCCTATGCACAAGATGAGTTCAAAATGAATGGAGTAACTTTTTCCGTTCCGGAAAAAACGATGACCGCGCTTGTAGGAGAATCGGGAAGCGGTAAGACGACGGTTACGAATTTGCTGTTGCGCTTTTACGATGTGCAAGGCGGAAGTATTACACTCGGCGGTACCGATATTCGGGATATTCCCTACGATGAGCTTTTGGATCGCATCAGCATCGTTATGCAAAATGTTCAGCTTTTCGATAACACCATCGAAGAAAATATCCGAGTAGGTAAAAAAGGGGCAACAAAAGAAGAAATCATCAAAGCTGCAAAAAAGGCAAGGATACATGATTTTATTATGAGCTTGCCGAAAGGCTATGAAACGGATATTGGAGAAAACGGTGGTCTCTTATCCGGCGGACAAAGACAGCGGATTTCCATTGCACGAGCATTTTTAAAAGACGCTCCGATTTTAATCCTTGATGAAATGACCAGTAATGTCGATCCCGTAAATGAGTCTTTAATACAGGATGCCATTACAGAACTTGCAAAAAACAGAACGGTTCTGGTCATTGCGCATCATCTAAAAACTATTCAACAAGCAGATCAAATCCTTGTGTTTCAAAAAGGCTGTCTTATCGAAAAAGGAAAACACGATGAACTTTTGGAAAAGGACGCTTACTATGCTCGGCTTTGGAAAGCACAATACGGGAGCGGAATGTGCTCTCGCTAAAAGATATTTCGTATAAAACAAGGACAGGTCTTCTCATTCTCGACAATATAAACCTCGAAATAAAAAAAGGAGAATTTGTTGTCATTACCGGAAAAAGCGGAAGCGGGAAGAGCACACTCGGCTCTGTTATCAACGGCCTTATCTCGCATTACTATGACGGAGTATTAACGGGCGAAGCTTATCTAAACGGAAAAGATATACGCACTATGGAGCTTTCACAAATAGGCTGCATAGTAGGCTGTGTATTCCAAGACCCGCGAAGTCAGTTTTTTATGACCGATCCTTTTAGTGAAGCGGCATTCGGTTGCAGCAATATGCTTTTGAACAGGGAAGAAATACTGAAAAGGGTAGACAGCAGTTTGAAGCTGCTTGGAATAAATCATCTAAAAGAGAAGAGTATCTTTAAACTTTCAAGCGGTGAAAAACAAAAACTGGCTATCGCGTCATGCTATGCGATGTCGCCTGACATTTTTTTGTTCGATGAACCTACGGCTAATCTGGATATTCATTCCATCTTTGATTTGGAAAACATATTACGGAGCTTAAAAGAAGAAGGAAAAACCATTATCGTTTTTGAGCACAGATTATTTTATCTTTCAGCCTTATGCAGCCGTATGCTCGTTATGGATAAGGGAAGAATTACGGGCGAATACTCAAAAGATGAATTTCTTGAGCTGCAAAAAAACAATAAAAATATTCGCCCCATATATTTGGGAAATCTCGATACGGTTCATTCTAAAAGTATTATCGATAAAACCACCCCATTGTTTGAAATAAAAAACATTTCATATTCACATTCAAAACAGGAAAAAACGGATGTGCTTAAAGACATATCGATAAGAGCTTATGAAAAAGAAGTTATCGGCATTATCGGTGAAAACGGAGCGGGTAAAACAACTCTCGCTAAATTGTGCACAGGCTTATTAAAAGAAAAAAGCGGAAGCGTTTTGATTAAAGGAGAAAAGTCGAGCTATAAGAAAAGGACGGGAAGTATATATTTTGTCATGCAGGACTCCGACTATCAACTTTTCGGTAATACCGTAGAGGATGAATTGGATATAGGAAAAAAAGGCGGCGGTTTGAGCGGTACGGAAAAAGAAACCGTTTTATCGGATTTTGAAATTCTTGATTTAAAAGAACGGCATCCTCTTGCCCTCTCAAGAGGTCAAAAGCAACGGCTCACCATTGCAGCAGCTTTTTGCAATAACAGTAAGATACTTTTTTTGGATGAACCGACAAGCGGTTTGGATAAACATTCTATGGATTTGGTTTCTAAAAGTATTCTCACTGCGGCAAATGCAGGTAGGCTTATATTTGTAATATCGCATGATTATGAATTTTTACTGTCTGTCTGCAACAGAATTATTTATTTAAAAAGCGGAATGGTTCACGCTGATTTCAATTTAAATAATGATACCAAGAAAATACTCTGGGAGTTTTTAAGTAAAAAAGAGGAAATGTGAAGTGAATACAAAAAGAAAAGCGGATCCGAGGACGGTACTCGGCATTGTATTTATTTTTATCTCGTTTGGTCTTGCCGTCAATAAGCCTCTCCCCTCACATGTTTTACTTATTATTTGTAATTTCTATTTATGGGATGTACGCGCTTATCGTGAGTCCGTTTTATATAGCGGAATGTATAGTATCATTGCCGTGTCGATGTTTTATATTCATTATATTCCGAATTCGACAATTGCTCTCATGATTGTATCTTTAAGTTATTTTATTCAAAAATTCGTTATTGCGGTTATGATGATTATATTCTTGAAAAAGAAAACTTCTATGCCCTCTATTATATCGGCTATGCAGACGATGAAATTTCCAAACGTAATAGCAATTCCCTTAATCGTTGTATTTAGGTATCTCCCGTCCTTAAAAGAAGATTACGGCTGTTTAAAAGACAGTTTAAAAATAAGAGGAATTTCTATTTCGGGCTTACGGTTTTTAATTCATCCCATTCGTTCTTTAGAACTTATAATTGTTCCGATTTTATTTAGAAGTCTTCGCATAGCTGAGGAACTTTCCACATCGGTTTTGCTGAGAGGAATTGAAAATTATAAAAACAGAACAAATATCTATCCGCTCAAATTTACGAAAACGGATTTTGTATACGGATTATGTACGGCTATTGCTGTGGGTACGGTATCGTACTTACAGTTTAGTAATATTTTTTAAGGAGATATGATAAACAGCTCAACAGAAATTCTGTTTCGCTGTTTATCTTCGAGTTTGCCAAAGGCAAACATCGTATTATTGTATGCAGCTTTGCATGTGCAAAGCTGCTTGAAAAAACTTTTTTCGCAAATTAATATTTGCTGCAAAAAGTTTTTATAGGAGAATATAAACTATGGAAACAAAGACAAACAAATTGAATGCACGGGATTTTATTTTTATCGGAATCTTCGCTGCGGTTGCACTATTAATTTTCTTTATTACGGGAGCACTCGCTGCATTAACGCTTTTCGGAACGATAGCCAATATCCCGATTACGCTGTTTTTTGTATCGATAGCATTTATGCTGGCGGCATCAAAGGTAAGAAAAACGGGCGTCTTTTTTATTATGGGGATAATTATCGTTTTACCGGGATTTATGGCGGCAAACGGAATAGGTGTCGGCCTTTCAATTATCGGCTGGTTCATTGCGGAGACTCTTGCGTCAATGATGAAGTACAAGGATAAAAAAGCAATCATACTGCCCTATGTGCTTGGCTCCACATTGCAGACAGCCTTGTTCACCCTGCCTATGTATCTTTCGCATGGAGAATACTTTGTGCAGAGGAAAGAAATTTTACATTTAACAGATGAGACATTACAGCACTATTTACAAGTGGTAGGTTCCTGGGAGATGTATGGTGCGATGGTAGCTTTAACGATTATAACAAGTCTGCTGGGGGCATGTATCTCTATGCGGATATTAAAAAAGCATTTTGAAAAAGCGGGGGTTATTTAAAAAGTAATATTTTAATTGTTTAGGTATGAGTAATCTCTAAAAAACCGCAACCCCCATTTGCTTGTTCTGTAAGGAATGATTATTATAGGCAACCTCTAAAAAACGAAGTTTTTAGAGGTTCCTTGAATATCCCACAGCCGCCGGTATAGTCCCTCTTGAGCAATCAGCTCTGTATGAGAGCCGCGCTGACTGATTGTTCCATTTTCCAGCACGAGAATCTGATCGGCGTTTTGTATACTAGAAAGTTTGTGCGCAATCATAATCACCGTTTTGTTTTTTAAAAGTTCCTGTAAAGCCGTCTGAATCAACTGCTCATTTTCCGCATCGACATTTGCCGTTACCTCATCCAAGAGGATAATCGGTGCATCCTTGAGAAGCGCCCGTGCAATGGAAATACGCTGCTTTTCTCCGCCGGAAAGCCGTGCCCCCGCCTCACCGATAACCGTGTTGTAGCCATCTTCCATCGCTTCAATAAATTCCGCACATCCTGCACGCCGTGCTGCTTCACAGACTTCTTCAATTGTTGCATCAAGCCGTCCGATACGGATATTGTTCAGCACGGTATCATTAAACAAAAATACATCCTGAAATACAAAACTGATATTCTTTAACAAGTGTTCGTACGAGAGCGTTTTTACCGCCTTGCCGCCGATGCTGATCTCCCCATGCCCGGGCAGGATATCCCAAAAGCGCGCAATCAAATTCGTAATCGTTGTTTTGCCGCTCCCCGAAAGTCCGACAAGAGCCGTCGTCGTTCCCTTCGGTACGCAAAAACTAACGTCCCGCAATACCGGCGTTTTATTGTATGCAAAATTCACATGCTCAAAACAAATATCGTACCGCTCAAGTTTTTCCGTGCCGGAAATATCTTCTAATTTAGGAATCGTCTTAATTTGATTCATCCGGTCGATGGACTGCTGCGTCATCTTTGCAAAGATACTGAATATCCCCATCGCTTCGGCGCCGGTAAAAAGACTGAACGAGGCAAGCATCAATAAAAAGGCTTGCGGAAATATGAAGTCCTTGTGCAATAGAAACAGTCCGGAAAGAAATACAATTCCCGTCGTAATCAGCCGAAAACATAATTGATACATGCCCATCGGTGGGATATGAACAAATTCTCCTCGTACGGAAAATGCGCGCAATCTTTCATAAGCGTCTTGTGTTTTAGAAAATTGTTTTTCCGTCATATTGTAGGATTTCAATACAGGAAGTCCCTTGATAAATTCAATCGTATCTTCCGTTACCTGCCCGATCAATTTTTGTCGGTTTAGCTTGAGCGCATCCTGCCGTGTTGCAAGATATCGGTAGGCAAACCATGTCGGGATGAGCAAGACAAGCACGAGCAAAAAAATACGGTAATCAAATGAGAGGCAGATCATAAGCGCGATGATAAATACCGGAATGCCGACTGCAACTTTTTCAATGACACCTATGCCTTCTATTTCCAAAAACGCTGCGTCCGAGGTAATCGTCGAAACCACATCGCCCAAATTCTTTTCGTTAAAAAAACCGAGCGGCACCTTCCGCAATTCCTTCCCCAACGTTTTGCGCTCTTCCGCCATACACTTATACCCCGCGCCCGACCGCAGACACGAAACAAGGTAACGCAATATGATGCGAGCAAGAATACTCGCCAACATAATCAGCGAATACCGGATCATTACCGGCATCGTCAAAGCCTCCGCAACATCAGGATTAAATTCCGGCATCCGCGCAGTAATATGAAACGCTGCCAGCAAAGGAACCACAATCAGCCAGCCGTCAAAAAAGCTCAACACAAGCGAAGCATACAGCTCTCTTTTTTGCCCGCTCATCAACTTGATAAAATCCCGCACCGTTTTTAACATACCGACTCCCCCATTACCCTTTCCAGCTTCCAGTTCCGGCTCTGCACCTGCGTACTCCACAGCTTTGCATACAGCGGTGATTGCTTCAACAGTTCGCCGTGTGTTCCCGTTGCAGCAACCGTTCCGTTATTCATCACGATAATTTGATCACAGCCGGTAACTGTTGATAACCGGTGTACAATTACAATGAGCGTTTTGTCTTTGCACAATTCTTCAAGCGACTTTTGAATTTTGTGCTGATTTTCCATATCAGCATAAGCGGTTGCTTCGTCAAGAATCAGTATCGGTGCGTTTCGCAACAGAGCACGTGCAATAATAATCCGCTGCCGCTGACCTCCCGACAATTTTGCACCATCATCTCCCGCACTTGTGTTGTAGCCATTTTCAAACGCAATGATAAACTCATGGCAATATGCTTTTTTCGCCGCTTCAATGACTTCCTCATCGGACGCATCGGGCTTACCAAGCCGTATGTTTTCCATAATCGTCATGTTGAATAAAAAGGTGTCCTGCGTTACATAGTTGACCCGCTGCATCAACTGATCCAAAGATAAATCTCGATAGGCAACACCGCCTATTGTTATACTTCCTTCCTGTACATCCCAAAAGCGTGCAATAAGATTAGCGACGGTTGTTTTACCGGAACCTGAATGCCCGACAATCGCCGTCTTTGTTTTTTCAGGGAACACAAGTGAAATATCATGCAGCACATGGACATCG from the Treponema medium genome contains:
- a CDS encoding ABC transporter ATP-binding protein is translated as MTEKELKKQVTGKTFLSNVLLALKIVFDLLPQVLLVLVISSLFSGKAEREYFKMIAGGIFISFMLKACCNYLAVKTAHDRAFSTLTELRLAIIEHLKKLNLGFFKKHTTGELTSIVEHDVEQIEIYLAHGLPEIMAATLLPVLVFIAMLFIDYRLALIMITGVPLMFLVQQLSAKTMQKKFQIYFEREMQMREDMMEYVKNIAVIKAFAKEECFSGRTLDSARSYVQDVKKSMGAVTGPMVLIDIFMEAGAVSVMMLGSILLLHNNIPTAQFILSVILSSVFVSAISKTATLHHFSIVFTEKLKSIAVILCAPLVKEKISEKLKTGDIECKNVHFKYEKDGFALKDITVQCKENTLNALVGPSGCGKSTLANLIMGFWDVDSGVLTISGKDISRYDTDSISALIGSVQQEVILFNMSIFENIAIGKAGASQAEVIEAAQKARCHDFIFALPHGYNTRVGEMGVKLSGGEKQRISIARMILKNAPILILDEAMAAVDSENEKLINEAIEELRKNKTVITIAHHLNTVQNADKIIVMDKGRILDSGTHEELISRCTFYKEMVEAQNKVDNWRVG
- a CDS encoding ABC transporter ATP-binding protein, giving the protein MADKQVGAAYVFTLAKAERGKLAAGMVLAAISSVLSLIPYIAVYRILEMIIARSMSAEALLHWAVMCVAAAAVQAVLMSIAGICSHTAAFNTMHTVKIKVLQHISYLNAGFFQKNAAGKIKTILFDDIDRVEAFLAHSTLELTQAAVVPLAMFVFMLHLHWLMALVMLVPMVLGIAVPMMMIAASNFSGLANDFAKDMEALNASATEYISAMPVMKMYRVTAEKFQQYKTALQTYTVCWKKMCTASCNPLSAASVILDSAILFTLPTGGFLYVRGSLSVSSFLIFILLTVCFYTSFLNSVTIAMQSMELGGGLAAVKKILEEPQMKSGTKTLPLNGRYDVRFDGVSFSYGEDGRNALNDVSLCVKAGTVNAFVGASGAGKTTAAQLIGRYWDSSAGTISIGGIPVTELQTENLIALTSFVFQDVFLLEDTLLENIRMGSAASLEEVRKAAQAAQIDDFIMSLPDGYETKIGTEGVKVSGGERQRISIARALVKNAPILIFDEATSYSDIQNEHKIQVALQNLLKGKTVIMIAHRLHTIKNADTIFVFEKGSIAEQGSHTELMNKNGLYAQMQRTYISALNHGSINVKEEN
- a CDS encoding ABC transporter ATP-binding protein, with product MLKLIAHILKEKRKELRLPIILMSLDSVGGMLLYIMLYFTVVGLVRNTLTGEIIITYSLICLGAVVFRLIIYRTGYYLCFARGAEVCAQMRLDLANHYRALSLGYFNRHSSGALLETLVKDITNFELIITHTLPALVKTAVTAALILIGMYYIDVPLAIAQTAALLVLVPFLHWGNSLAEYFGNEKHRLTARMISIVLEYIKGIKVFKAYNLTGEKFDRMLYSLETVRKTNIKAEIKLSLPAAVYFIAAHFLLPLALLSSVYILKSGSVSPEKLTAFMLMSLALSGVLISFEHAYGLLKGLKPAAEHVQKAYTAQPLPCVQTAGTAKVNTGTTVGETRQEQSQPFDVSFEDVSFSYREPFHTFQNQSGEANAERKTDGAKQTAVLHSISFEAKQGTVTALIGPSGSGKTTIANLIARFWDPQKGTVKIGGKDIKETEPDTLLQSVSAVFQDSILLSDTIYNNIKIGKPDASESEVIAAAQAAQCHEFISELPDRYNTLLAEGGAALSGGERQRIAIARALLKNAPIVLLDESTASLDADNEWKINAALDTLMQGKTVFVIAHRLNTIRNADQIIVLKNGRIEEKGTHTELMQKRGTYFEMIQEQQKAAGWEVSGN
- a CDS encoding ABC transporter ATP-binding protein, which codes for MHKELFAFLSKRGKIDVCISSLFFTLYGLSSVGMLLTVFSILFKIAAGIDVQGLYGTFAMLIGLVVFKGLCNMIADLKKHGAGFDVVQQIRERMIVKLKLFSLGFYTNERLGELNTILHKDVDNMSMVVGHMWPRMFGDFLIAFTVFIGLCFINLSAALVMAASIPLSLAYLFYTIKGAQKTEHNNNSALADMVSLFVEYVRGIPVLKSFSHNKSLDNELFEKTKKFGETSKAASRFKARQLSVFSFLIDAGYFVLFIYSGLAALRGSIDVLSFMIIAVISKEFYKPFAALETHYMYYVSAVDSYHRLGKILHAEVIADKTDGVTPAQNDIVFKDVAFSYAQDEFKMNGVTFSVPEKTMTALVGESGSGKTTVTNLLLRFYDVQGGSITLGGTDIRDIPYDELLDRISIVMQNVQLFDNTIEENIRVGKKGATKEEIIKAAKKARIHDFIMSLPKGYETDIGENGGLLSGGQRQRISIARAFLKDAPILILDEMTSNVDPVNESLIQDAITELAKNRTVLVIAHHLKTIQQADQILVFQKGCLIEKGKHDELLEKDAYYARLWKAQYGSGMCSR
- a CDS encoding ABC transporter ATP-binding protein is translated as MLSLKDISYKTRTGLLILDNINLEIKKGEFVVITGKSGSGKSTLGSVINGLISHYYDGVLTGEAYLNGKDIRTMELSQIGCIVGCVFQDPRSQFFMTDPFSEAAFGCSNMLLNREEILKRVDSSLKLLGINHLKEKSIFKLSSGEKQKLAIASCYAMSPDIFLFDEPTANLDIHSIFDLENILRSLKEEGKTIIVFEHRLFYLSALCSRMLVMDKGRITGEYSKDEFLELQKNNKNIRPIYLGNLDTVHSKSIIDKTTPLFEIKNISYSHSKQEKTDVLKDISIRAYEKEVIGIIGENGAGKTTLAKLCTGLLKEKSGSVLIKGEKSSYKKRTGSIYFVMQDSDYQLFGNTVEDELDIGKKGGGLSGTEKETVLSDFEILDLKERHPLALSRGQKQRLTIAAAFCNNSKILFLDEPTSGLDKHSMDLVSKSILTAANAGRLIFVISHDYEFLLSVCNRIIYLKSGMVHADFNLNNDTKKILWEFLSKKEEM